The region GCTTTCGCTTTAAACCATACCATACTGTCTGGTATGGAAATCTTGATTTGGCCCGTAGTTGTTGTGATGCTTATGGTTGCGGGGCTACATGTGGCGTGGGGTGTGGGCGTAACGTGGCCGGGACGCGACGCTCGGGACCTCGCTCAGAAAGTGGTCGGTGGATCAGAAGGCGACCCGATGCCGTCGCCGCTCGCTTGTTATGCGGTTGCCGGCGCTCTGCTGGTTGCGGCTGCAGCCCTGGTTCTGACCTTATTTCCCCATGGCTTTCAGCCGCCGCTGCGGCTTCTAGGTTTCGTGACCGCTGGCGTTTTTCTGCTTCGTGGGGCACTGGGCTATGTCCTGCCACGCCTGGCAGACACCGGGCAGGACTTTTACAGGCTCAACCGCGTGCTGTACTCGCCTCTGTGCCTGGCGCTCGGAGGCATGACCCTGCTGGCGCTGCTGGGTTAAGCCTGTGCGGCGTAAACGTGGCGATTGGCTGGCAGCGGGCTTTGACCTTCTGCGCGAGGAAGGCGAGCAGGCCCTAACGCTGGAGAGGTTGTGCGGGCACATGGCTCTGACCCGGGGATCCTTTTACCACCACTTCAAAGGAATGCCCGAGTACCGGCAGGCCCTGCTGGACGCCTGGAAGGACAGCCTGACGGAACAGGTGATTGCTCAGGTCCCTGTCAGCGTTTCGGGTCTGGAGGCGCTGTCTGTGCTGGATCAGGCTGTCACAGCCCTCGATCACCGCCTGGATCTGGCTTTCCGGGCGTGGTCGCTGCGTGATCCGGCGGTCAGGGAAGCAATGAGTGAGGTGGACGCACGGCGGATCAGCGCCCTGACCCTCTGGCATGAGCAGGCGGGGCACCCCCGCGCCGGGAACCTGGCTCAGCTGGAATACGCCACCTTTCTGGGTGCTCAGGCCCTTGGCCGGGTAAGCGACGAGGGCCACCTGCACAGCATCCACGCTTTGGCCATGTCGGCGCTCATTCGGGAGCTGATCCGGACGGAAAAGCCGGACGCAGGCTGACCTGTCAGAGCTCGCGGCTCAGCCGGTCAGCCGCAACCAGCAGGACATCCCACACTCCACTGTACGGCGGAGCGTAGGCGAGGTCGGACTCGAACAGATCCTGCACGCTGGCACGGCGATGCAGCAGTGCGGCCACCACATCCACCCGCTTGACGCTGTCTCCACATCCCACCAGCTGGGCACCCAGCAGACGTCCGCTGCCCCGTTCGCCGGTCAGACGCACGAAAATGGGCTGGGCGTCCCGGTAATACCCGGCATGGTCGGTGCTTTTTACGTCCACACTGACGGCATTCAGGCCCAAAGTATCGGCGTCCGTCTGTGTCAGGCCTGTGCGGGCGGCCCCCAGTTCGAACACCTTGAAGATTCCGGTGCCGGCAACCCCTGGAAACCGGGCGTCACCTCCCGCCATGTTGACCCCTGCAACCCGTCCCATGCGGTTGGCACTCAAGGCCAGCGGGATATGCACCTTACGGCGGGTCACGCGGTGGATGCATTCCGTGTTGTCCCCAGCGCTGTAGATGCCTGGTACGTTGGTTTCCTGGCGGGCATTGACCGCGACTGCGCCACTTTTTCCCAACCTGACACCAGCGGCCCGGGCCAGTTCAGTGCGGGGCTGGATCCCTACGGCCACGATAACCAGATCAGCCCGGACCAGTCCGTCCTCAGTCTGTACCCCGGTCACACGCCCATCCCGTCCGGTCAGGCTGACCACACCGGTATTGCACCGGACGTCTACGTCATGCTGCTCCAGCTCAGCCCGGACCAGGCGCTGGTACTCGGGGTCCAGCATGCGACCGGCAACTTCTGGCGCTTTTTCCAGCAGCACCACGCTCAGACCACGCGCGCGCAGGGCATCGGCCATCTCTATGCCTATGTAGCCAGCCCCGACAACGCAGGCCCGCCGTGCGCCCTTCAGGGAAGCTTCAATGGCCTGACCATCCGGAATCTCGCGCAGAAAATGCACGCCGCTCAGGTCGGTCTGAGCCCAGTCGGGCCGCAGCGCCGAAACGCCTGTTGCCAGGAGCAGCCGGTCATACGGTTCGGTCAGCGTCTGCCCTGAAACGCGGTCCTGCACCGTGATGGTCGCGGCTGTGGAGTCAACTCCGGTGACCTCGTGCCCCAGACGCACGCCAATGCCCCGGGCACGCATCTGGGCAGGGGTGCGCGCAACCAGCGCGTCAAAGTCCTTTACGTCCCCACCGAGCACGTAGGGGAGACCACATGCCCCGTAACTGATCCAGTCTCCCCGCTCGAACACCACGATCTGGGCCTCTGGATCCTGACGCCGCGCGCGGCTGGCCGCTGACATACCCGCCGCCACACCTCCCACAATCACAATCCGCATCCTGTTCAGGCTAGTGCGGCTGTGCGGGCTCCTGCCTTTACGGTTTCCATGGTGGACGACAGGGAGGTGTGAGCAGACCGGCTCCGCTGAACTGTCCCATTCATGCACCTTCCTAGCCATGTGCTCAAGGCGGGGCGTGCGCTGGCCGCCGGAGGCATTGGTGGCGGATACAAGACGTTCGGCACACAGTGCCGGGCAAGCGTGGAGGGGCATGCGGTCTGTTTGTCGTGCTCCCCGCCGTAAAACCAGCGGAGCTATGACAACAGCTTCCAGACCTTTGCGGTTTTTTCCGTTGGCGCGTCAGGCAACCATACAGACTGTCCCCGGGTCATGGAACACTGGTGCCGCCCGCAGATGTGCCTTCAATCCTCCTCAGGACGACGCGCTGGCGCGGCCTTCTGGCGGGTTGAAGCTGGTCGTGCCCAGGCATGGGGCGTCCCTGGTGGGTAGGCAGCCCTTACCGTTTGAATGTGCGGGCTCTTACGATAGTGGCATGACAGGTCAAGACCGCCCGCTGGCCGACTACACGCCTCTCAACCGTGAGCGCCTGATCGCTCCCGGGCCAGTCGAGGTCGATCCTCGCGTGCTGCTGGAACTTGCGCAGCCGCAGATGCATCACCGTGCACAGGCTGGCATCGACAAACTGATGGAAGCCCGCGCCAAACTGACGCGGTTGCTGGGTGACCCCTATGACGCCGTGATTACCACCAGCAGTGGCACCGGCGCCTTTGAGGGCGCGCTGGTCAGCACCACCCCCAGCGGCGCCCGGGTGGTCAACGCGCAGGCTGGAAAATTCAGTGAACGCTGGGGCGAGATGGCCCGGCGGTTCGGCTACGACACCCAGATTGTGGCCAAACCCTGGGGTGAGATGCTTGACCCCGACGAGATCGCGTCAGCCACAAAGGACGCACATACGCTCTGTATTACCCACAGTGAAACCAGCACTGGCGCACTGCATGATCTGCAGGCCATCGCCAGCGCGGCCAGGGCAGGGAACCCGGATCTGATCATCATTGCCGACTGCATCACCAGCTACGGCGTCGCTGAACTGCGCCCAGCTGAATGGGGAGTGGACGTGATCGTCTCCGGCAGCCAGAAGGGCACGGCGACCCCGCCAGGGCTGGGGTTCGTGCTGTTCAGCCCACAGGTTCAGGAGCGGCTTATTCGTGATACGCCCCACGGGTTTTACCTGGATATGACGCGTGAACTGGCTGGTCAGAAGGCTGGAAGCACTCCCCAGACTCCAGCCATCAATCTGTTGTATGCGCTGAGCACCGCACTCGACCGCCTGATCAGCGTGCCGCTGGAAGTCCTGTGGGCCGAGCAGGCCCGCAAGACGCAGGCACTGATCGCGGCAGGAACCGCACTGGGAGCTCCAGCGTGGGCCGCGCGTCCCAGCCCGGCGGTAGCGGTCCTGACCCCACCTGCGGGGCTGACTGGCCGGCAGGTGGCGGGGCGGCTCGCCCAGATGGGCCAGCGTGCCCTGCCGGGTCAGGCACCTCATGAAGACACGGTATTCCGCGTCAGCACCATGGGGTACGCCGACCGGTATGACGCCCTGGCAATTGCCGGCATTCTGGAAGACTGCTTCTCGGATCTTGGTGCGCCGGTCGCCCGGGGAGAGGCTGTTCAGGCCGCCTGGAGAGCTCTGAGCGCGTCATAAGCTGCCTGTGGACATTCCCCACACGGGTCCCACCTGCTCCGCGTAAACGGGCCTTCCTGCCTCACAGACGGGTACAGGGGGCCGGGAGAATGCCACACATGAAACATCTTGTCTTTCCGGCCGCAGCCCATGCCGGAGCTTTCATAGCCGAGCTTCGCAGCCGGGGGGGTGATTCATCCAGAGGTAGGCCAGACCTCCTTGCACTGCCGCAGTGAAC is a window of Deinococcus deserti VCD115 DNA encoding:
- a CDS encoding DUF3995 domain-containing protein; the protein is MEILIWPVVVVMLMVAGLHVAWGVGVTWPGRDARDLAQKVVGGSEGDPMPSPLACYAVAGALLVAAAALVLTLFPHGFQPPLRLLGFVTAGVFLLRGALGYVLPRLADTGQDFYRLNRVLYSPLCLALGGMTLLALLG
- a CDS encoding TetR/AcrR family transcriptional regulator codes for the protein MRRKRGDWLAAGFDLLREEGEQALTLERLCGHMALTRGSFYHHFKGMPEYRQALLDAWKDSLTEQVIAQVPVSVSGLEALSVLDQAVTALDHRLDLAFRAWSLRDPAVREAMSEVDARRISALTLWHEQAGHPRAGNLAQLEYATFLGAQALGRVSDEGHLHSIHALAMSALIRELIRTEKPDAG
- a CDS encoding FAD-dependent oxidoreductase, which translates into the protein MRIVIVGGVAAGMSAASRARRQDPEAQIVVFERGDWISYGACGLPYVLGGDVKDFDALVARTPAQMRARGIGVRLGHEVTGVDSTAATITVQDRVSGQTLTEPYDRLLLATGVSALRPDWAQTDLSGVHFLREIPDGQAIEASLKGARRACVVGAGYIGIEMADALRARGLSVVLLEKAPEVAGRMLDPEYQRLVRAELEQHDVDVRCNTGVVSLTGRDGRVTGVQTEDGLVRADLVIVAVGIQPRTELARAAGVRLGKSGAVAVNARQETNVPGIYSAGDNTECIHRVTRRKVHIPLALSANRMGRVAGVNMAGGDARFPGVAGTGIFKVFELGAARTGLTQTDADTLGLNAVSVDVKSTDHAGYYRDAQPIFVRLTGERGSGRLLGAQLVGCGDSVKRVDVVAALLHRRASVQDLFESDLAYAPPYSGVWDVLLVAADRLSREL
- a CDS encoding aminotransferase class V-fold PLP-dependent enzyme translates to MTGQDRPLADYTPLNRERLIAPGPVEVDPRVLLELAQPQMHHRAQAGIDKLMEARAKLTRLLGDPYDAVITTSSGTGAFEGALVSTTPSGARVVNAQAGKFSERWGEMARRFGYDTQIVAKPWGEMLDPDEIASATKDAHTLCITHSETSTGALHDLQAIASAARAGNPDLIIIADCITSYGVAELRPAEWGVDVIVSGSQKGTATPPGLGFVLFSPQVQERLIRDTPHGFYLDMTRELAGQKAGSTPQTPAINLLYALSTALDRLISVPLEVLWAEQARKTQALIAAGTALGAPAWAARPSPAVAVLTPPAGLTGRQVAGRLAQMGQRALPGQAPHEDTVFRVSTMGYADRYDALAIAGILEDCFSDLGAPVARGEAVQAAWRALSAS